The genome window ttcggctcccatccggaagtcattctcaactgtgaaaaaatgggacgggaactcagaaatttaagctactctgagttacataagccctgccctcaggaaggaatctacctgagtatctgttgattagctagtttcacctgaaactgacctaatagtttccaagatggcccagtaatcagtaatcagtgaAAAAGTATCAATCACTCTATGATGCCCAATAGGGAGATCTAGCCACTATGACCATGCACAATCTGACAGAACTATGACAATCCCTGATTACCACATTAACTGCCAAATTAGAATATCATGTCACACCTGATAACCTCTCTGTTCCatcctgtgtttttttaattcaattcaattttatttacataacaccaaatttataacagaagttctcattgcactcGTACCCCGCAcccctatagagcaggtctagaccgtactctataacattatttacagagacccaacaatacCCAGCATgtgcaagcacttggcgacagtggaaaggaaaaacttccttttaagaggcagaaacctcgggcagaaccagactcagggtggtgTATGCACAACACGCCTTACTGGGCTGATTCATTTCATACCTGGATGGTTTCTGGCCACCCACACTGAGCAGAGGCTAACAGGAACATCTGAACAGTTCCTTGGAAGGCACTTAGacgtgcacacaaacacacacaagcatggtGTTGGATTAGACTTACACACGGACAAAacgcacacacatttgcactgaTGTACTGTGTTCGCTTTTCCACAACAGTAACTACTGTGGACTAAACTGTGAATCATTTGTTTGCTGGTTTGTCACACGTTGCAATCAGTGACCACATCTAAATGCTTTTGCTCACTCTACCTCAAAAACCAGCAAAACTGTATGTGCattaatgtatgtatttcaGAGTGTGGTAcactatataaaataaaaaaaggtccCACTTTTATTTAGCTAAGAAATtgcttttaaagaaaatcagatAGTACATCTTGTAATGCAACgtgttgtatttttgttctGTTGGGAGAAATGTTTCACTGTAACTGTCCATCACTGTCATAAAAACTGTAACTACGTAATGGTATGAGTTTAGAATGACAGTGGTATgagattctgtgtgtgtgtacacagtgttTAGGTACTTTTAATGCATTCATAGATTAACTGACAATTAGCATGTTGATACAGAACCATGTAAGctttgaaaagtgaaagtattGAGAAATGAGTGTAGgcaattatgttttgtttggcaGGGTTACTGtcacattttctaaaaacagcCCTGCATGGCTCCGGTGCTGTTTTTTTCTAAGCTTAGAGGGACACCTGGTGGTGAAGATGCCCTATGTACAGTAAGTCTCACTGGAATATAAATGGATTCAATTCTCTCTGTAGACACTGTATTGTCAAGGATGTCTGTAGAGCCATTCATGTGAAATGTACTCACATATGCATATccagtatatatttatattatatattttgtaaattaaaatacagttcATGTGCCTTTATCCTCACATTACTCTTGATATCTGtgtaattatcttttttttttagtcacaCTGATGTTAGTGTGATTATAGAGTTAAAATGTAAAGTCTAACTTTACCTTTTCACTCAGCATGTTCTGGTATTTAAAATGTTGGTTAATTGGTCAAATACCTCAAATACCTCTGTATTTGCTATTTGCTACCAGATAGGCAATGAAAAATGGCTGGATGGATGATTATCTCACCTAatctaaaatgtttaataaattaatatgttaTAGTGAAGAACTTTATTTAACACACTGCAAAATCAGATTATGAATCTTCTGTCAGCATTACAATCCGCTTTTACACTGCATCTgtatcaaacaaacaacaaacagaaagcaGACTGAATCGATAGCTTTAACGGCATTCTCTGTCAACCCAGCACTTTTTAATTCTGATAGTTCACTtgcatctctctcctccttctgcaaGTATTGTGTGATATTGCCTCATGCACTTGAAAGGCCTACGACTGCTAGGAGAGATACCAagagatttcacacacacacgcacacacacactctcatacagAGGCTCACGCACCCTCCACGAGCTGGGATATGAGATAGGCAACTTGTGTTTGTTGACTGCCGGAGCTTGATATGACTCCAGTCAGCCTCGGGGCTCGATCACAGTGCGGGAACAAAGTACTGAAATATTGGAGAAAATAACATGAGAAGTTCCtatgtgtgttttctctaaTCACATTTCCCTTAAAGTGTGGCTGCTGACTCAATCCTAGCTCCTAAATCTGAAGGGAAACAGGTTGTTTTGTTGCAGAGTGGTCAGGCGTCAATCAAAGCCTGCCTTGGTGTGCTGCCGTCCAGTGGTGAATCCTGGGAAATAACTTGGACTCCACTGCATTGCAGCCAAAAAGCAGAGGGCTGGAAGCAGCAGTTACGGGGCAGGGCAGAGAAAAGATGGGCGGGGCTGAGTGGGTTTATTGTGCATCTGTCTATCTCTTAATCCCACCCTTTTCTTATTCCGTGTGTGTGCTGTTCTGGGTGCAGTTCATGAAATTTGGACAGTTGTTGCAAGGAGCTTTAATGGCTGCAGAATGAATGCTTAATGAACAGCATGCAGTGAAAAACAGTCCAAAGACAGATATCAGTGATACTACATAACTGGTTTATTTGGCTGTAATTTACCTGATGTATAATTTCCTGACATTGACATTGATTATTAAAAGGACCTGAATTTCAGATACATCAAATTGATcaattgaaaacaaaattccCATGATGTCGTACCGTTACCCAACAACAATTTATTGTTGCGTCAACAGGTGATTGTTTGTTCGCAAAATACAGccgagagagagaagagaagcgAAAGGATAAAAGCCAGtgaatgtttctgtgtttctcagaGCAGAAAACCAAAACCTGAGCATGAATCGCACTGGCGGGGAAAAGTCGCCAGCTGATGAGAAGAATAAAGTCAACTCAGCTAAACCGACGTGGTGGTGATCTTGAAGCCATGCAGTTAACAGAATATTGCCTTCAAATAACACTCGCACATGCTTTTCCAAAATCAAACATGCATTGGGTATTTCAGTGGGGTAAAGTGTAAATACTCAACATTTTAGCAATACAaattttctaaatgtttctgATAATGAATATTTGTAGAGCATGTTACACACTTTTTCCAGCAATCCCTTTATTCAGTTTATGGTTTTAAGCAAATGATAAATGAACAttattaagtaaaaaataaaatattaaatcaaatatatatttagtatGGATCTGCCTTGATGCTGCCGATGTGTCACAAAAACCACAAGCAAATTCAATCACTACTACTAATTCAAAGAGCATTTTGTAAACGATCAATCATTGCAAGCGCAAACTCAGTCATCACAAGGCTGTGAGTGCAGTTCGGATCACAGTGGTCACGGACAAGTTCAGCATCTCCTCTAGAAGCCACCTCACTAAGGCTTGTTATAGTTTAGTCACCCATTTGGAaacttctccttttctttttcttttttttaggaAAGGTGTATTTTTGTTCGGCCGTCCTCTTGgaacaattatatattttttttttagaaaagaaCTACCAAAATCATGCAACTaccatttcatttttgtgagACAAAAACCAGTTGGTGCTCTTGACTTGATTTTTCTCTTGGTGCTGGTTGGAGGTTTGGAGGTGAGGTCAGCGTGGGCGTTTTAGGCACTGCCATCCTGTTTGAGCCGCTGACTGCGAGCCTTGTAGACCTCGATCAGTAAATCTTTGACGTACTGGATTTCTCGCTCCACCGACTCCGCCTTGTCACGAAGCTCCCGGTTCTGCCCCTCGAGGCCatgcagctcctcctccagagagtccagctccgcCCTCTTACGCAGCctgtacctgcagaaggaaagAACGCGTTTGGGTGGTTTTACAGGGTTTTGCTGCCTTGCATCTTTATTAATGAGTCAAGTGAGCGTGACCTTTGAGCTACACTGGGTGGATTACTCACACAGCTCAGACATCCCGCCCCTGAGATAACATGACGTGCTGTTTATTTCACCTACTGCAGTCACAAGCATGAATGATCAATTTCTACTTTTCCCAACTTCGAACTTTTCCCCTGCTAACATTATAAGGACTTGTTCTATCCCGTTTTACACAGATGGGAATAAAGTGAAGTCACACACCGACAAACCAGACTTACAGAAATGGTTAGGTGGGGCTGAATTTGGCAGTGACAGCGAGGGACTTTCCATATCCCTCCTACACTCTGCAGGACATTTAAAGCACTGGGGTGGCTGCTTTATGTAACAGTCCTGCCATGTTAAAGTTGTAAAGTGAAACAAGTATTCAGGTATCATCGATTGATTGATAagctaaaaaaactaaaatatgatcAGTAATGATCCACTGCAACATTGGTTGAATAAATAATATCCTTACCTAGCTGtgattgtaaatattttttactttttatttatttatttattatttgatttttagaCATCCGACTACAACACCAATTTTTAGCTGTTTATGAAGGTTTACgaagagaaaggaaggaaggagctAGAAATAAAAAGGTAATGAGTCGATCGTTTACCTGTGAGCAGCAGTTTTGTTCtggtctctcttcttctgcttcctCTCTCCAGTGCCAGAATCCAGAGACGCTGCGCCCATCATCAGAGCTGGTTTGACAGAGCAGGGCTCATCCTTTAGCCTCTGAGTGGGGCGGTGGATGGGGGCGCCCAGCAGCGTCTCGCCCTCCCCTCTGGACAGACATTCATAGCTTTGGTCTGCAAGGCATTCTGGATAGAGGTAGTGGCCATGTTGGGGCTCTACAGCCTGTGCTTGTGACGGCTGATCTAGGTCACCTATAAAGCTATGGTAAGGCTCTGTGTTGGCCATGGACTGGTGGAAGTAGCCGTCACCGGCCACCATTGTCTCTTGGGGAATACTTCCAGAAAGTCCTCCATCTTTGCTGCAGTGCAAGACCTCGAGCCCCGTGCTGTCGTAACTTACATTGACCTTCACGTTGTGCATCAACTGTCCCTCTCGCTTGTGGTGGCTGTCGTACGAGCCACCCAGACAAAAACCTCGAGCAATCTCTTCGCTGCAAAACATTCCTTCTGAAAAACAATaactctcctcttccttcaaCGATAAAGCACATTCTCTCACCTTCTTGACGCTACTGAGGCTGTTCTTGCTCACTGTCTTCAGTGTGGAGTAGTGGTTCACAGACAACTCTGTGCTTCCTGAGTAACTTCCCCTGGAGCCCCACGTATCAAGTCCAACTTCCTCCCCGACTTTCACAGCCTCGCTGATGATTCTTCGCCCATTATTGTGGTGGTAGCGGTGATGGTAGTTGTATGGAGCGGGTCGTGCGATTTTGGTTCTGCCGATGGGACCGCCACAGAAGCTGGCCAGGTCCAGTTCCCCTGTTGCCAAGGTAACAACCACAGGGCtggtttctgattggctggtccCATACGAGCCATAGGGTAACTGATAATAAGATTGGGAGCCCATGgcttgggcacccttgtcacaTTTTGAGGATTTCTCCAACTTGTTTGTCGTGGATGTGGACTCGGAGCGGAAGTAGTCCTCCAGCTgagccagctcctcctgcagtAGAGAGGTCATGACCTCCAGATCCGAGGGCACCTTGACATCTTGTTCTAACGGTGAGGGTGGAAGGGATGAGCTGGGAGAAGATTCGGTTGTCGACACAAATGAAGACAAATCAACTTTTTCCGTCATCCAATCTGAGTGACCATCACCtacaaaaatttaaaataataaatcatataaTCAGCAAAgcaatccattttttttttcattcagctGTTTgagaataactgaaataaaaattacaaattcaggaaaaaaaaatcttaaatcacGCAAGGTAGGGaggataaatgtaaaaacatttaagttaaaaatCAAGCAATGCATCCGACAAATCCAAGTGAACAACTAACCGATCATCTGAAAATGATTGAACAGCATCGTCTGCATTCGATAAATATCCACTTAGCTGTACTCACTGTACGACATTAGCCCCGTGCTGCACTGCGGCTCCGACCTCGGgatgtggaaaaataaaaaagcgtCTTGGCAAAACTCACCAATTAAGTGCTGCCTCTCCGCTGGCTCCGCCCCCGTGCTGGGCCGTGATTGGCTGTGGCTAGCCTGTCGGAGAGGGGGAGCGCCGAGCTCGCCTGTGGAAATGGGAGGAATTTTCCTGCGAAGGATCGATGCCGCCATTGTGTCGTCTGCTTCGATTAAATTGTTCAAAAGCACAAACCGTGCACTGGGTGGATGAAAGAATTGTTGAAAAACCTGAAGACCTGGGGGaaaaatttataaaaataaaaacatttgaatttttcaATTCAGCCTTTAAATCCCCAATTTCATCCTCTAAAGCACTTATTccctaaaatgtaatatatacatatacatttaatataattaaatatattaaatataattaatatttaaaaataaaactacaaaaatatttaatataaaaattataacaataatataaaaaatgttttgaaggtttagtgtttagtttagtttagttttctaTTCACCTGTCACCTCATGCTGTGAAGTAATTATTGATTTATGTCACAACAATACAATAACCAGGCAGTAAGTGCTAAACAGTACATACTTTGGGAAACAATAAATCATGGGAAAATAATAACGGAAACATTTCAGAAACACCATACAGACTCTTACATTACTTGAATAACATAATTACAGACTTTAACATAATATGGGAAGTTATTTTACCTAATCTAAGTTGTAGAAAGATATTTATTAAAACTGTGTAATGaaacagaaagcaaataatttcACTATTCTAACacatgaaaatgtaactttgacaTGGTTACTTTAAAATAGCAATACTGGCTAAAGCTGCCGTGTAAATGGCGTTAGTTAACAGCTGAACTCCCTGTACAGTAAGGTTATTTAGACAGAGGACTGTCTGAACTGTTAGCTAAAAGACGAAACGAGGGTCCGAACTTTCCTCTGCTCCCCCAAAGCCTGAAAGCGGGTTTACTTACCCCATAGTTTCTGAATAGTCTTGTAAAGTGCAAAGCACGCGAAGCTTTACGGTGAAGAGGAAGACAGTCACAGTTTAAAAAGCCATATTTTCCCCCTTTGGAAGTCAGGGACTCTTCATGAAGTGCTATTTCGACGAAGAGACTTGCAGACAGAAAGTTTTTAAATCCGCTACTTCTGCAACTCCTAATGCCCGGACCTGATCACAGCAGACGAGATGAATCCGCAGTTTACAGAGTTCACCCGGCCGTTACGTCATGAGCCCGGGGACTTTCCCATTATCCAGAGCCCACACACTGTTTGTGTAACCAGCACACACTCCTCAGCCTCTCCTGCTGCCTTTAAtgtttaataatatttacatttttagttgATCTTCGTTTAGTCATGCTaaactttttttcatatttacgGGAATAGTGATAGAAATAAATGACGCAAGTTATAAAATTGCCTATCGACTTTTTTTGTCGTTTGTACAGCATTTGTGCTTCTTTAGACGCTTTAGAAAGTATTCATCACAAGTGCACATAAGCAGTAGCCTGCTGGGAAAAGTCAGGGACAGAAAAACATGGACAGTCAAGTCATACtcgaaaaaataaaacaacacgTTA of Siniperca chuatsi isolate FFG_IHB_CAS linkage group LG7, ASM2008510v1, whole genome shotgun sequence contains these proteins:
- the LOC122879136 gene encoding uncharacterized protein LOC122879136; its protein translation is MAASILRRKIPPISTGELGAPPLRQASHSQSRPSTGAEPAERQHLIGDGHSDWMTEKVDLSSFVSTTESSPSSSLPPSPLEQDVKVPSDLEVMTSLLQEELAQLEDYFRSESTSTTNKLEKSSKCDKGAQAMGSQSYYQLPYGSYGTSQSETSPVVVTLATGELDLASFCGGPIGRTKIARPAPYNYHHRYHHNNGRRIISEAVKVGEEVGLDTWGSRGSYSGSTELSVNHYSTLKTVSKNSLSSVKKVRECALSLKEEESYCFSEGMFCSEEIARGFCLGGSYDSHHKREGQLMHNVKVNVSYDSTGLEVLHCSKDGGLSGSIPQETMVAGDGYFHQSMANTEPYHSFIGDLDQPSQAQAVEPQHGHYLYPECLADQSYECLSRGEGETLLGAPIHRPTQRLKDEPCSVKPALMMGAASLDSGTGERKQKKRDQNKTAAHRYRLRKRAELDSLEEELHGLEGQNRELRDKAESVEREIQYVKDLLIEVYKARSQRLKQDGSA